A window of Epinephelus moara isolate mb chromosome 15, YSFRI_EMoa_1.0, whole genome shotgun sequence genomic DNA:
CAGTGACACCTGTCACCTCCTCTGTTGTAACTATCGTAGGCCAGTCTGATGCACTGAGCCAGTCGTCTGTCGTCTCGTCATGGTTAAAAACTGCATGAAAAAGAGGTGTTTGACACTGTACTGTCCTGTGGATCATTATGACATCCTCAGAGCCAATAAGTCTACTGATGAACATAGATGTTACTGCACTTAGATGAACAAAATGAAGATTACCAATATCAGTAGGGTCCGTTTCCAGCACAGTCAATGTGATactctctggcgtcccagaccTGGGCTCATCAGTTTCCCTAAAACGCATCATTAAGGATGGTTAGTCgtagaagtagaagaagaagtagtAGTACAAAGCTGagtatattttgtttgttgttttgggcaCTGCTCTACTCCGAAGTCAAATAAACTGCTCTCTTTGTCGTCTGAAATATTGTGTCACTGGCCTTCCTTGGGAGTGGTAAGAGTGGGGAGTCAGAGAATGCTACGCCAAAGGTATGGCGTTGATTTGACGCAAGAGTAAAAATCCCGTTTAACTCTACAGGGGAActctgtcaatggagtctggtggcttccACAGAACTTACCTGGTTTTATACAAACAGTGGTACTCTCCACTGTCACTTATCTTTGTCGGGTTCATGTACAGATGAAATGCTTCTTTACCATCAAACCCTAGACTGATTCGGGACACGTCCTCGGGGCTAGAAACCACCACGGTCGAGAACAAATCCTGTAAGTGAAAAGAGATGATTGGATGTCAAAAGAAAATACGTTGACGACAGAATACAAAGCTACAATAGTATACTGTGCTGACAAAGAAGGCATCTAGCAAGGGAACCTTCAGTGCGCCAAAACAGATTTATGAAAATATGCTTGCATCTGGCACAGTACCTCTTTTTCTATTGACAGTATGGTGCTGCCGTTCCTGGTCCACCAGATGAGCATATCGCTGACGGACTGGCTTCTGGAGATCTGAACATAGCAGGCAAGATCCACCGAGTCACCAGCAGGCACCACTATTGAGCGCTTAACATGGGGCACttgagagagaaagataaaGAGGACGGCAGATGTGAAGACGATTTTGCAATCAGGATAATCACAAAATGAATCCTACTTAGCAACGGAACAAGAAATCAAGGATGAAGGATGGAATTGAACAGCCCTGACAACTAGATATTTCcagatgtgcacctccccacaAACTCACCCGTGACAGTGAGCCATACTGTTGCTATGGTTTTCCTTCCTTGCCAAATGCACTCGTACATGTCAGTGTCACTGAGCATTGTGTCCCGGAGGACCACAGACCAGTCTCCCTCCCTGAGCTTGTCCTCTGAGAGCGGCTCAACGCGGTCCTGGAAGATGCACAGGACAGGAAATCACAAGtctctgtcttctgtctttAAATGTACATTTCATGCATTGCTATATATTATTAGTTGCATCAACATGCTAACCTGAAATTTGTCCCCCTGATGTAGCTCCCCACTCCACAGGATAGCCACATCCTCCCCCATTGCCTCCCACTGGACACTCCCTTCCTCCTCCAGGTAGGCTGAGCCGTCACAAGGCAAGATGGCCGACTCCCCGTACTCCACCTGAAGATTTAGTGACTGCACCATCTGCAGGGCTGGACAAAGAGAAGTGGAGCATGAAAGAATAGAATAAATGATGCAGAGAGACGGAGTGGTCAACGAAAGCGACACACTCACCGTGGCAGAGCCGTCCGCACTGAAGACACAGCAGCATCAGCAACACCCACGGAGGGAACATCTCGgcacttcctcctcctgcacagAGAGACCTCATTCGTGGATGGTTTACTGAACAGGCCgtccaggcacaggcccaggggcccacagTGGCAGCGGGCCCCATGGCCTTTACTTGCAAGATTTCACTTAAACTAACATGTGCCGACCAGAAAGAGACTCGTCAATGCCATCATGGACAATCAAAGCACACAAGGAGACATACGATGActaaaacaagaaacaaaatgacctcaaagagacacaaaaccacaaaagacGCCTAAGGGCCTCGAAGAAATGCAAAAGcaacacaaagtctgtgtgtcccactcctgtgtaggagaggtggtggggcccctttgcatatctgtgcccaggggcccactgtctcatccTCTGCCCATGCTGCTATATGCACATTTGTATTCTCTATCATAAATAGTGACAATAGAAACCAACCACATTTGTATTCAAAGCAAGAACTGTTGCTGTCCAAACTACCTTGGAAACAttcgtaataataataacaataattgtGCTCACCTCAGCTGGCAACGTTTTAAAAGCGGATATAAGCTCCTCCGGTTGAGTTCAGCATGGGGAAAATACTCACAGAGCTGCTCAGATACATGGGGTGTCCTCCTGTCTCGTCACCTCTCCCATTACAGCCCTGTAAATCTCAACTGCACCAGATGCCGCCTTCAGGTGCTGTGGGAAATGTCAGTATCACAACGCAAGTACACTCAAAAATGATATCATGTAATTAACGGATTATTCTTgcattttacttgagtattttcattttctgctgcttcatactacatttatctgatatCTTATCTAGACTGAGATTAATAACCCAAAAATCAAGTCTAAAGTGCTGCACAGATTAAAAGAATGGCACCCATGCAACCCCTAAATCATaaatcagatcttgatgaacaaattattcaagttgGAAATCTTTACTAATGTACATTTTATTGGCAGTTGgcagatggtgtcctgggggatctcctcccagacctggatcacaATATCAGGGAGCTCCTGGACcgtctgtggtggtacttggaGGCGTCGGATGCACCGATACATAGCGTCTcataggtgctcaattggattaAGGTCAGGGGAATGAGTCAATGGCATCAgcgccttcatcatccaggaactgcctacacactctggccacatgaggctgggcattgtcctgcaccaggaggaacccagggcccactgcaccaacACGAGGTCTGACagtcgctctgaggatttcatcctggtgcctaacagcagtcagggtaccgttGGCTCTGACATCTGacgtctgtgtgaccctccaatgatctgcctccccagaccatcactgacccaccgccaaaccggtcatgctggatgcTGTCACcatggcgtctccagactctttcacgcctgtcacatgtgctcagtgtgaccctgctctcatctgtggaGAGAACGGGGCGCCAATGGCAGACCTGCCAGTTCTATTGGCGAATGCCAAtcaagctgcacggtgctgggctgtgagcacaggtcccactagaggacgtcggggcctcatgccaccctcatggagtctgacagtgtggtcagaaacatgcacaccagtagcctgctggaggtcatgttgtagggctctggcagtgctcctcctgttcctcctcacacaaaggagcagataccggtcctgatgctgggagacacagcaaaccttcacATATGGGTGTgacatcctggaggagctggactacctgtgcaacctgattgggctgcaggtaccgcctcatgctgctagtagtgacaaggacactagcagagcACAAAACTAGagactttcacttttacttccCAGGTTGGCTAAAGAGCCAGGTGCCTGAACGCCCCAGAGTCCATCTCACATGCAGCCAAACTCCATGGGACCTCCACATTGTGCTTAGCTGGCAGCATGCATGTGGGAATCAGACACCAGGAGGCACGTGGCACAAGTCTCACTTATCCACAGTGGGGAATTCAAAGTGCAGGAAGCATTTGGAGTGCAGTTTGGGTACAATGTGGTTTACGGTGTGGCATTATgacctgtatttattttaatacggCACgccaaaagaaacacaaatgagTGTGACGGCCTCCTGAGATCCAGCACAGCAGTGAGAGGTATGTGTCATTTAGGTGGAGCAGATCGTTTTCCAGAAACATTAGACAGTACCACATGTGCATCCACAGGGACACCCTCTCACTCACCCGTGATGCTTTCAGGCACCATGGGAGAAACATACAACACCTTAACAGTTCAACAAAGTAGATTGCAGTAAAGATGGTGAACCTGTGTGTGAAGCTGCGCCGGCGCCCTCTGCTGTTTTGAGAGAGAAGTGAGAGAGCTTGCCTGAGAGTACCTGGTGTTCTATGAACTGAACAAACCTCAAAGAGACGTGCGGATTTGAACGGTCAATTCTTTATTTCATGGCAAATCAATCATGTTCAGGACTTGTTTTCAAGATAAACGAGCTTCAGACAGCAGTAGTAAAAAAAGGATCTGAAGTGACAGAGCCTTATGCAACCTCCAGACGAGCTGGCCGACTTGCTGGCAGTGCGTCGTGCGCTTCACAGTGCTACATTCTCTCATCGCCCTGAAAGAATATCCTTCAcgagaaaacacaaacattgcTTCTTCACAACTACAATACAAGCCTGGAGCAACTGATAACTAGAAATAACATGATCAATGACCTTTATCCAACTAGTTAAAAGCAGCATTACTACATGACACAGAACAGATGTGGTAATAAGTGGAACAGAAGATGCTCTATCTACATAAACAGGGTTTACATGTGTATTATCCAGTGATGGCCAAACGAAGCTTCAcgaaccaccagttgtatttgctgaacccaccagatggcgctctttgtgtaatgaaaaaggctcaagggatggcaatgcagtttggtttcaaccctttgttgaacaaagagtgccagagtggacccaaaaaataaagacaatggctcatgaagcttcatttggccatcactagtatTATCTCACCCACTATAAGGTTGCTGCCAATAGCTCAAACATTACAGCTTCTTCAAGCCGAGACACTGAcaacagcaaaagaaaatgttcctATACATGCAGAGTGTGTGAACAGGCTCAACTCAAAGTTTATAGACTTGgccctgttttgttttatccttTTCTTTTCACTGACAATACACCATGGTCGATGAAGTTGGAAGCCTCAGATTAACAAAGGCTGGATGTGTGAGCGTGTTTTGCATTCAAGAATAAAGCCATTGTAATTTAGCACACAGAGAGACGCTAAAATAATCCCCAAACAACACTTGGACAAGTCATCAGAGGGACAACACTTCGGCTCACACTCCTCGTGTGGGGCCTGACTGGAAACGTGAGAAAGGCGAGCTTTGACTTGACAAATCCACCACGAAACTGCACATGAAGCTGTGACATCAAACATGGCCTCATACGTCAGAGAGCACATGTTGACCCCTGCAGCTGACTGACATACACATGTAGCACCCAAGCAAAAAATCAACAGTCATTAAGtagtttaaaagaaatcaagttCCCCTCGTGTCTGTCGACTGAGCTCCACCAGAACAgtgatgctgcattcatgtcatGTGGGAATAACCAACATTCACTTTAATGCTCTTGTACAGACTTTATTTGCACCTGACCAGCTTCatctcacaaacacaaactcagtTATGGTACATTTTAGggctttttttgttgcaaaatatcaaacaaaccAAGGTCATTTTACACTATGATCAAAACATGAGTaaattattttctatatttcaCAACTAATGTTTTCTTCAGTTCCGTCTCCAAACCTCAGATTCACAAGCAGTACATATCATCTGATGGCTAAACTGAACAGTATTCCCCATTAGGACATTCTTTTCTCCCATCTTTCCCATGGgacatgaatgcagcattcGACACTAGGTTTTCTCTCTCCGATACGGGACATGGCAGCACCCGCGGGCGGCTTCCCAAAGTCCTCAAACCTTCTTTAAAGCTCTGAGAGCGTGTTGAGCTCAATCACTTCAGGATGAAATGTTACGATCTTCACACTGGCGTGTCGCTCATTGCTCCACTCTGGGCGCGAAGTCGGGGCGTCGCGTCTGGATGATCTTCGGTCGCAGCGGGCGAGGCTTCTCGTCTTGGTCGCTGTCGTCGGGGGCCGAGCTGTCGCCCTGCTCGTCCTCGCAGACGTGGACGACCACGCTGGGGGTGGTGGGCGTGGCGGTGTGGAGCTCGTACTTGTCTCCTGGGGAATCACACAGA
This region includes:
- the rcan1b gene encoding uncharacterized protein rcan1b isoform X1, producing the protein MGPAATVGPWACAWTACSVNHPRMRSLCAGGGSAEMFPPWVLLMLLCLQCGRLCHALQMVQSLNLQVEYGESAILPCDGSAYLEEEGSVQWEAMGEDVAILWSGELHQGDKFQDRVEPLSEDKLREGDWSVVLRDTMLSDTDMYECIWQGRKTIATVWLTVTVPHVKRSIVVPAGDSVDLACYVQISRSQSVSDMLIWWTRNGSTILSIEKEDLFSTVVVSSPEDVSRISLGFDGKEAFHLYMNPTKISDSGEYHCLYKTRETDEPRSGTPESITLTVLETDPTDIVFNHDETTDDWLSASDWPTIVTTEEVTGVTDLIPVLLEESTQLMKVVTKAPSMEAFEETMTSFPDEEASSKSLPWVRIGLITGVLLVTVAVLCILKAQQKI